The Hypanus sabinus isolate sHypSab1 chromosome 1, sHypSab1.hap1, whole genome shotgun sequence genome contains a region encoding:
- the LOC132393750 gene encoding uncharacterized protein LOC132393750 isoform X2 has protein sequence MGSKFSKDGCFHFPTMNRRNLDTLRNNLRNYHPPVGCGDCINILLVGLVGTGKSSLINTFLSALDRQGTTITCVPIGTGPCILTTELLHFKPDSDVSNYPVIPGNIIHGVALIFNIDSIGLISENHMKEFQELQTIVAQKYVHRVVIGTKFELLGIPEKHNAWIYEYEPLQRKFEMLAESTGLDRRSMFVVSNRWNGDQIEMIRCILALYVLDYMVRNIDQFLRAM, from the exons ATGGGAAGCA AGTTTTCAAAGGATGGCTGTTTTCACTTTCCAACCATGAACAGACG GAATCTGGACACTCTGAGGAACAACTTGCGTAACTACCATCCTCCTGTGGGCTGTGGAGACTGTATAAACATCCTGCTGGTCGGCCTGGTGGGGACTGGGAAATCATCCCTCATCAACACATTCCTCTCGGCTCTGGATCGCCAAGGAACGACCATAACCTGTGTCCCGATAGGGACGGGTCCCTGCATTCTCACAACAGAG TTACTGCATTTCAAGCCTGACTCGGATGTTTCCAACTATCCCGTTATTCCAGGAAATATAATCCATGGAGTCGCATTAATATTTAACATCGACTCCATAGGCTTGATCAGTGAGAATCATATGAAAGAGTTTCAGGAGTTGCAGACGATCGTGGCACAGAAAT ATgttcacagggttgtgattgggaCCAAGTTTGAATTATTAGGGATACCAGAGAAACACAATGCATGGATTTACGAATATGAGCCTCTGCAGAGAAAG TTTGAAATGTTGGCAGAATCTACTGGATTGGACAGGCGTTCCATGTTTGTGGTTTCGAATCGGTGGAACGGTGATCAGATCGAGATGATAAGATGTATCCTGGCCCTGTATGTTCTGGATTATATGGTCAGAAACATTGACCAATTTCTCAGAGCAATGTAA
- the LOC132393750 gene encoding uncharacterized protein LOC132393750 isoform X1, with translation MGSKFSKDGCFHFPTMNRRNLDTLRNNLRNYHPPVGCGDCINILLVGLVGTGKSSLINTFLSALDRQGTTITCVPIGTGPCILTTELRSYVAGSLRFWDSAGWNVLVNPDRTKRVLQMILEGRVPIGTNLLHFKPDSDVSNYPVIPGNIIHGVALIFNIDSIGLISENHMKEFQELQTIVAQKYVHRVVIGTKFELLGIPEKHNAWIYEYEPLQRKFEMLAESTGLDRRSMFVVSNRWNGDQIEMIRCILALYVLDYMVRNIDQFLRAM, from the exons ATGGGAAGCA AGTTTTCAAAGGATGGCTGTTTTCACTTTCCAACCATGAACAGACG GAATCTGGACACTCTGAGGAACAACTTGCGTAACTACCATCCTCCTGTGGGCTGTGGAGACTGTATAAACATCCTGCTGGTCGGCCTGGTGGGGACTGGGAAATCATCCCTCATCAACACATTCCTCTCGGCTCTGGATCGCCAAGGAACGACCATAACCTGTGTCCCGATAGGGACGGGTCCCTGCATTCTCACAACAGAG CTCAGGTCCTACGTAGCAGGGAGTTTAAGGTTTTGGGATTCAGCTGGATGGAATGTTCTGGTGAACCCTGATCGGACAAAGAGAGTGTTACAGATGATCCTGGAAGGGAGAGTTCCCATAGGAACaaat TTACTGCATTTCAAGCCTGACTCGGATGTTTCCAACTATCCCGTTATTCCAGGAAATATAATCCATGGAGTCGCATTAATATTTAACATCGACTCCATAGGCTTGATCAGTGAGAATCATATGAAAGAGTTTCAGGAGTTGCAGACGATCGTGGCACAGAAAT ATgttcacagggttgtgattgggaCCAAGTTTGAATTATTAGGGATACCAGAGAAACACAATGCATGGATTTACGAATATGAGCCTCTGCAGAGAAAG TTTGAAATGTTGGCAGAATCTACTGGATTGGACAGGCGTTCCATGTTTGTGGTTTCGAATCGGTGGAACGGTGATCAGATCGAGATGATAAGATGTATCCTGGCCCTGTATGTTCTGGATTATATGGTCAGAAACATTGACCAATTTCTCAGAGCAATGTAA
- the LOC132393750 gene encoding uncharacterized protein LOC132393750 isoform X3: MGSKFSKDGCFHFPTMNRRNLDTLRNNLRNYHPPVGCGDCINILLVGLVGTGKSSLINTFLSALDRQGTTITCVPIGTGPCILTTELRSYVAGSLRFWDSAGWNVLVNPDRTKRVLQMILEGRVPIGTNLLHFKPDSDVSNYPVIPGNIIHGVALIFNIDSIGLISENHMKEFQELQTIVAQKYVHRVVIGTKFELLGIPEKHNAWIYEYEPLQRKEPED, encoded by the exons ATGGGAAGCA AGTTTTCAAAGGATGGCTGTTTTCACTTTCCAACCATGAACAGACG GAATCTGGACACTCTGAGGAACAACTTGCGTAACTACCATCCTCCTGTGGGCTGTGGAGACTGTATAAACATCCTGCTGGTCGGCCTGGTGGGGACTGGGAAATCATCCCTCATCAACACATTCCTCTCGGCTCTGGATCGCCAAGGAACGACCATAACCTGTGTCCCGATAGGGACGGGTCCCTGCATTCTCACAACAGAG CTCAGGTCCTACGTAGCAGGGAGTTTAAGGTTTTGGGATTCAGCTGGATGGAATGTTCTGGTGAACCCTGATCGGACAAAGAGAGTGTTACAGATGATCCTGGAAGGGAGAGTTCCCATAGGAACaaat TTACTGCATTTCAAGCCTGACTCGGATGTTTCCAACTATCCCGTTATTCCAGGAAATATAATCCATGGAGTCGCATTAATATTTAACATCGACTCCATAGGCTTGATCAGTGAGAATCATATGAAAGAGTTTCAGGAGTTGCAGACGATCGTGGCACAGAAAT ATgttcacagggttgtgattgggaCCAAGTTTGAATTATTAGGGATACCAGAGAAACACAATGCATGGATTTACGAATATGAGCCTCTGCAGAGAAAG gagcctgaagattga